One stretch of Leptospira bouyouniensis DNA includes these proteins:
- a CDS encoding dTDP-4-dehydrorhamnose 3,5-epimerase, protein MGIVSLSAIKVTQIREIPTPGGNVLHALKGSEDSFQGFGEAYFSWIESGYIKAWKKHNKMVMNLIVPVGNVKFVFFDSEHNLFSEFIIGESNYSRITVPSGLWFGFQGMNSPKNLILNISSILHDPNEADRLELSMIKYDWGVV, encoded by the coding sequence ATGGGCATCGTGAGTCTTTCTGCTATTAAAGTCACACAAATAAGAGAGATCCCGACTCCAGGTGGGAATGTACTTCACGCTTTAAAAGGCAGTGAAGATTCTTTTCAAGGTTTTGGGGAAGCTTATTTTTCATGGATTGAATCTGGTTATATCAAAGCTTGGAAAAAACATAACAAAATGGTGATGAATTTAATTGTACCAGTGGGGAATGTTAAATTCGTTTTCTTTGATTCTGAACATAATTTATTTTCAGAATTCATAATCGGAGAATCCAATTATTCTAGGATCACTGTACCAAGTGGATTGTGGTTTGGATTTCAGGGAATGAACTCTCCCAAAAACTTGATCTTGAATATTTCCAGTATTCTGCATGATCCGAATGAAGCCGACAGATTAGAACTATCAATGATAAAGTATGATTGGGGAGTGGTATGA
- the rfbF gene encoding glucose-1-phosphate cytidylyltransferase → MKVIILAGGFGTRLSEYTDVIPKPMVPIGGKPILWHIMNHYAKFNHKDFYLALGYKAEVVKDYFLNYRSLNSDFTIDLSSGNINPHQHDTVDWKVTLVNTGDLSMTGGRVKRMQKFIGNETCMLTYGDGVSNIDLDKLLSFHKSHGKMITVSAVRPSARFGELEMEGSLVKSFQEKPQLHQGWINGGFFIFEPSFFDFIEGDATLLEREPLERATKAGQLMAYHHEGFWHCMDTKRDHELLESLWAKGAPWVI, encoded by the coding sequence ATGAAAGTAATCATTTTAGCAGGTGGATTTGGAACAAGGTTATCAGAATATACTGATGTAATTCCTAAACCCATGGTTCCAATTGGTGGAAAACCGATTTTATGGCATATTATGAATCATTATGCAAAATTTAATCATAAAGATTTTTATCTGGCACTTGGATACAAAGCAGAAGTTGTAAAAGATTATTTTTTGAACTATCGATCCTTAAATTCTGATTTTACGATCGATCTATCATCTGGTAATATCAACCCCCATCAACATGATACTGTCGATTGGAAAGTTACTTTGGTGAATACTGGTGATCTATCGATGACCGGTGGGCGTGTCAAACGTATGCAAAAATTTATTGGGAATGAAACTTGTATGTTAACATATGGAGATGGAGTTTCCAATATAGATTTAGACAAACTATTAAGTTTCCATAAAAGTCATGGTAAAATGATTACTGTGTCTGCCGTACGGCCTTCTGCACGTTTTGGTGAATTAGAAATGGAAGGTTCCCTCGTGAAAAGTTTCCAAGAAAAACCACAGTTGCACCAAGGATGGATCAATGGAGGGTTTTTTATATTTGAACCTTCTTTTTTTGATTTTATCGAAGGTGATGCAACCTTGTTAGAGCGTGAGCCATTGGAGCGTGCCACAAAGGCAGGGCAACTTATGGCATATCATCATGAAGGATTTTGGCATTGTATGGATACAAAAAGAGATCATGAATTATTGGAATCTCTCTGGGCAAAAGGAGCCCCTTGGGTAATATAG